The DNA segment ttcttgaactggggagcccagaactggacacagtactgcagatggggcctcactagggcagagtagagggggaggagaacctcccttgacctgctggccacactcctcttaatgtaccccaggatcccattggccttcttggcagccagtgcacactgctggctcatggtcaacttgttatccaccaggacacccaggtccctctccacagatctgctctccagcaggtccgccccaagcctgtactggtgcatggggttgttcctccccaggtgcaagaccctgcccttgcctttgttgaagctcatcaggttcctctctgcccaactctccaggctgtccaggtatctctgaatggcagcacagccttccggtgtatccaccactcctcccagttttgtgtcatcagcaaacttgctgagggtacactctaactcttcgtccacatcattgatgaagaagttgaacaagactgggcatAGTACAGACCCCtaggggacaccactaattacagtccctgtagtcttcccaagtggactgtccctctttccacattccatggacctttctcttctgcctgatctccgctagaagctccttgttcaaccatgcaggtctcctgcctcctttgctagatttctttctcagggggatgcaccgatcctgagatTCTGAGTATGGAGGacgtgatgtttaaacagcgaccagcactcttggacccccctgccttcgagagccctggcccacgggattcctccaacgAGCTCCTTGAAGACGCCACAGTTAGCTCtcttgaggtccaaggttttgatcctgcttatcgccctgcttcctccacgcaggatcctgaaatccaccatttcatggtcactgcagccgagtctacctccaaccttcacgtcctccaccagtccctccttgtttgttaatacaaggtccagcagagcacctctccttgttggttcctccaccacctgcatcagaaagttatcatcgatgctctgcagtaacctcctggactgcatgtgcctggctgtgtggtcttcccagctgatgtcagggtggttcaagtcccccatgagaaccagggcctgtgactgtgaggctgcttgcagctgcctgtagaaggcctcatcaacctcctcctcctggtcaggtggcctgtagtacacacccacaataacatcacccacatgaggctgtcccttaattctaacccataagctctcaactctttcttcatcttcccccaggcagagctcaatgcattccagttgctccctcacatacagaacaactccaccacctctccttgttggcctgtctttcctaaagagtctgtagccatccatgacagcatgacaGTCAcacgagctgtcccaccacgtttctgtgatggcaaccaagttgtAGCTGttctgctgtacaatggcttccagctcctcctgtttattgcccatgctgcgtgcattggtgtagatgcacttgagctgggctgtcgatctcacccctgaccctggcacaccaagcctaggctcatccctagtgatctgggtgatgtccccttcccccttcgaacctcgtttaaagccctctcaatgagccccgccagctcgtggccaagaatcctttttctcctttgcgaCAGAtggactccgtctgtcgccagcaggcccggtgccgtgtacacctctccatgatcaaagaagccaaaatttgaccgatggcaccagtccctgagccaccttgttaaccaggtgagttttcctgcccctttcagtgctgtcccctgccactgatgggatggaggaaaacaccacctgtgcccctgatccttcaaccagttgccccagtgccctgaagtcccttttgatggccttgggacttctttctgcgatctcgtccccaccaaccttcattaccaagaggggttaatagtcagagggctgtaccagaccagggagtttcctagcaacatcctgtcctgggttcagccaggacagggttaattttcaccagaatccaggaagggacacagccaagtgggctgacccaacctggccaaacagaacagggtattccataccatgtgccgtcatgctgggttccggttgggggggagctgggcggtgggaactcactcgcggctcgggagcacgcggtgACGGCGTGCGGTGTGAGTGGCTCTGTTGTgcggtttgttttgtgtgttttccttatctgtattattgttactgttccctttgtttgctgttgtgttaaactgcccttatcccgacccaccagtttttgcctttttctttccattctcctctgcaccctggcgtggcgcttttgttgccggccgcagccaaactataacacatccctgacccgggccccagggaggcagcagacttccttgtgggatgggtccagtcggcatatcgggccctctgttcccctcagaagggaatcacctatgacaattaccctcctttttttcttagccgaggtgtcgtaatatgtggggctgaccgactcgtcccaggcaaccccctggatggatctTCACACAAATCCTCATttgccgggccctcacattccagagccctctatgtgttgcttaagggcaactgggcaggtgagggaggccgggaggggattcgcttgctgccccgagcagggacctgtttccattcccccccatctcttaggtcccctctttctgctcggtggcaagagggtagggggtcctctgcttttcGCGGAGCCGCCTCCTGCTTCCTTGGCCTCAGGGgcggcagggtgcagctccaccagtcaatttccctctcacactcccggatgctccttaacctctccacttcctctttcagctctgccaccaggctgagcagttCATTCACCTGGTCACACCGAGCACAGCTTTTGTCTTTGCTATCCTCTGGTACAAGTgctgcactccctgcagccagagacctggacagctgtgtgtttgtgcgggATCTCTGTCTGGGCCCCCACGCTCCTTCTAGCAATGATTTTCCCACGGGTGGAAACCAtagctagaatatctcctggaagggcgatgccTACTACTTGAATAGCCAGGAGGGGCGACTGTGCCTTACCCGCACGCCTTCCCTGCGCGAACTGCCACGCAAACTTCCGTGCTGCCCCCTGGCTGATGTGCCACCCCTGTTTGCGGGCCCTGTTTGCCCACGCTCCTGGTCACTCTCGCTCCCTAGGGGCTACTCTTGTACGCAAGGGGgcttggccgctgtcacactcgaccccGCCCACGCTGAGTCCGAGCTACCGCTCATTGGCAACTCCCTCTTTCCCACtcgaggggggggtgggggagggaagagCCTGGGGGTCTCCTTTCTCTCCTGGTGCTTTTGCCACCTTGccactgcggttttgccactCCAGAAAGGGTCTCTTGGCGCGAGCCTCTGCttcagagcccttcgccttcagtggcttcTCCGAAATGACACtgtaatgtcaccagtccctgccctgcctttaatcttgacctataagctctccgtgggctcctcatccaatcccaggcggagctccatgcactccagctgatctttgacgtagagggcgacacctcctcctcatctcccctgcctgtctttcctaaagagcctgtatcctcccatcccaatactccagtcataggagctgtcccaccacgtctccgtgaTGCCGATGATCTCATAGCCCCACAGATGTGCGCAcgtctctagctcctcttgtttattccccatgctacatgtatttgcataaaggcatttgagttGAGCCCCCAGTGAAGCTGCACCGTTGCTGTCGAACAGCTCCCTGTTCCGTACCCTCACTGacacagcagagtgaaggtcctcgctAGCACACCGTCTACTAGCAGCTGAGTttccacccccaggcttttcactagctagcctggttttatctccttcccccttcaaacctagtttaaagccctatcaatgagccctgctaactcctgagctaggatcctcttccccttttgcaacaggtgtaccccatctgttgccaacAGGCCctgtgccatgtaaactgacccatgatcaaagaaccccaaattttgcctatgacaccaggcttggagccaggtattgatctgttgactcctcctgtttcttccctcatcttcccctgcaactggagggatagaggagaacactacttgtgctcctgatcccttaacctgtcaccccagagccctgaagtcccttttgattgcccgtgcgcttttgtccctaacctcgtcactgccaacctgaacaaATAAGAGCGGGTAATAGTCTGAGGGCcgtaccagaccagggagcttcctagcaacatccctaacccgggccccagggaggcagcagacttccctgtgggttGGATCCGGTCggcatatcaggccctctgttcccctcagacgggaatcacctatgacaattacccttctttttttctttgtggacgcagtcgtgatgcgtggggctgactgccta comes from the Opisthocomus hoazin isolate bOpiHoa1 chromosome W, bOpiHoa1.hap1, whole genome shotgun sequence genome and includes:
- the LOC142365677 gene encoding uncharacterized protein LOC142365677 isoform X1, yielding MGNKQEELEAIVQQNSYNLVAITETWWDSSCDCHAVMDGYRLFRKDRPTRRGGGVVLYVREQLECIELCLGEDEERVESLWVRIKGQPHVGDVIVGVYYRPPDQEEEVDEAFYRQLQAASQSQALVLMGDLNHPDISWEDHTARHMQSRRLLQSIDDNFLMQVVEEPTRRGALLDLVLTNKEGLVEDVKVGGRLGCSDHEMVDFRILRGGSRAISRIKTLDLKRANCGVFKELVGGIPWARALEGRGVQECWSLFKHHVLHTQNLRIGASP